In the genome of Desulfofarcimen acetoxidans DSM 771, one region contains:
- a CDS encoding MBL fold metallo-hydrolase encodes MKVDKGIEMLEISANVMGKPGIIYPTLIWSNDEVVLIDAGFPDQIALFRDAFKKAGVPFNKLKIIILTHQDIDHIGSLLSIQTELPNVKVLAHEEEKAYIQGDKSPIKVAQLEARLNSLSPEGKAIYEKLKAGFQNCKAKIDKTLMGQEELPYCGGITVIYTPGHTPGHICLYHKQSKTLISGDLLSIEEGRLIKTPSFVDFDNDLAKNSLKKLIQYDIEKVICYHGGLFKDKTNTRIAELTGNK; translated from the coding sequence ATGAAAGTAGATAAAGGAATTGAGATGCTTGAAATATCAGCCAATGTAATGGGAAAACCAGGCATCATTTACCCAACACTGATTTGGAGTAATGATGAAGTAGTTCTTATTGATGCCGGATTTCCGGACCAAATCGCTTTGTTTCGAGATGCATTTAAAAAAGCTGGAGTACCATTTAACAAATTAAAGATAATAATTCTTACGCATCAAGACATTGACCATATTGGAAGTCTTTTGAGTATTCAAACAGAGCTGCCTAATGTTAAGGTACTTGCCCACGAAGAAGAAAAGGCATATATACAGGGTGATAAATCTCCGATTAAGGTGGCACAACTAGAAGCCAGACTGAACTCTCTATCACCGGAGGGGAAAGCGATATATGAAAAACTTAAAGCTGGATTCCAAAATTGCAAAGCTAAGATTGATAAGACCTTGATGGGTCAGGAGGAATTACCATACTGTGGTGGCATTACTGTTATTTATACGCCAGGGCATACACCTGGACATATTTGTCTGTACCATAAACAAAGTAAAACACTAATATCTGGTGATTTGTTGAGTATAGAAGAAGGGCGACTTATCAAAACTCCATCATTTGTTGATTTTGATAATGATTTAGCTAAGAACTCATTAAAAAAACTTATTCAATATGATATTGAAAAAGTCATATGCTATCACGGGGGTTTGTTTAAAGATAAAACAAACACTAGGATTGCAGAGTTAACCGGCAATAAATAA
- a CDS encoding response regulator yields MDFKTKLYMGFGSLLLLMMIPLGIGFSIISQLKNSMDEVMIVRYEKVRLADLVNDETYKISRYLRDLILLDNDKDSVQKRIEQIENSRENSLTALNTLDKIVIRPQAKKLTSQIKLMSISYIDFQKEIEADVKDGRRNDARHLLLASDQKFRDQLYGSNGSIKKLKELEEQTMSDLVDQARHSYQQAIRIYSIFIILGLLFGMGIIILSIRSITSNINKVTVAINKVASLGPRDELPRVEIFTQDAIGEIAKAFNEMASALEEQVKKQKMYNKTLQEQNWLKSKIAKISTMYSGVKDLQTFASLLINKLTPVVGGNYGAFYMLESQEERYYLSQIAVYAFDKRDITCPNFQLGEGLVGQCALENRIITLTQIPDNYIRINSGLGSAPPKNIIIYPVEFEGQVLAVLELATLEEFNPIQQELLEQVLSNVGITIDRIVNYMQVEKLLKESQVLTEELQTQAEELQIQQEELKTFNEKLDEQYKFSHQRAVELENIKVVLEEKASQLELNSRYKSEFLSNMSHELRTPLNSLLILAQMLAENDNSNLTHKQVEYAETILSSGRDLLSLINDILDLSKAEAGKMDVCPRVVKLKAIQEFLKRQYLPVAIQKGITFTIQLKNGLPETFITDEQRLLQILKNLLSNAFKFTEQGSVLLSIRKAEKRFTDKQILFDNASTMLSFSVSDTGVGIPRDKHIMIFEEFRQADGTTSRKYGGSGLGLSISNKIAMLLGGFIELESEEGKGSTFTLYLPYSLDSITAEAALGVEAAAEPDEPVIDEPGEDNAGEDNAGAAMAIDHHRDWLAGRKILIVDDDLRNVFSLTVVLEKHGVKVLFAENGKEGINALRENPDIDLVLMDIMMPEMDGYEAMQTIRQIHEYETLPVIALTAKAMKNDREKCIDAGASDYISKPVNVEQLLSLIQVWLYK; encoded by the coding sequence ATGGATTTTAAAACTAAGCTATACATGGGTTTTGGCAGCCTTTTGTTGTTGATGATGATCCCTTTGGGTATTGGTTTTAGTATTATTAGCCAATTAAAAAACTCCATGGATGAAGTTATGATAGTCCGGTATGAAAAGGTTCGCTTAGCGGATTTGGTTAATGATGAGACTTACAAGATTAGCCGTTATCTCAGAGATCTCATATTGTTAGATAATGATAAAGACAGCGTGCAAAAAAGAATTGAGCAAATAGAAAACTCCCGGGAAAACAGTTTAACTGCTCTGAATACCTTGGATAAAATTGTTATTAGGCCGCAGGCTAAAAAATTAACATCTCAAATCAAGTTGATGAGTATTTCTTATATTGATTTTCAGAAAGAGATAGAAGCAGATGTTAAGGACGGACGAAGAAATGATGCCAGGCATCTTTTATTAGCCAGTGATCAAAAGTTCAGAGATCAATTGTATGGGAGCAATGGGAGTATTAAGAAGCTTAAAGAACTTGAAGAGCAGACCATGAGTGATTTGGTAGATCAGGCGAGGCATAGTTACCAGCAAGCCATACGAATATATTCTATCTTTATAATCCTGGGTTTGCTGTTCGGTATGGGTATTATAATCTTATCAATTCGCAGTATAACCAGTAATATTAATAAAGTAACTGTTGCCATAAACAAAGTTGCCTCCTTAGGTCCACGAGATGAGCTTCCCCGTGTGGAAATATTCACCCAAGATGCCATAGGAGAAATTGCAAAAGCATTCAATGAAATGGCCAGCGCCCTGGAGGAGCAGGTTAAAAAGCAAAAAATGTATAATAAAACGTTGCAGGAACAAAACTGGTTGAAATCAAAAATTGCCAAAATTTCCACAATGTATTCAGGAGTCAAGGATTTACAAACTTTTGCTAGCTTATTGATAAATAAATTAACTCCGGTAGTTGGTGGAAATTACGGTGCTTTTTATATGTTAGAAAGCCAAGAAGAGCGATACTATCTCTCCCAAATAGCTGTCTATGCCTTTGACAAACGGGATATAACCTGCCCTAATTTCCAACTAGGAGAGGGGCTGGTAGGACAATGTGCATTAGAAAACAGAATCATAACTTTAACCCAAATTCCCGATAATTATATTAGGATTAACTCCGGGCTAGGCTCAGCACCGCCTAAAAATATTATAATCTATCCGGTGGAATTTGAAGGGCAAGTTTTGGCTGTATTGGAGCTGGCAACTTTGGAGGAATTTAACCCTATACAGCAGGAACTGCTTGAGCAGGTGTTAAGTAATGTCGGTATTACTATTGATAGAATAGTTAACTACATGCAGGTGGAAAAACTACTCAAGGAATCCCAGGTATTAACTGAAGAGTTGCAAACCCAAGCCGAGGAATTGCAAATCCAGCAGGAGGAATTAAAAACCTTTAATGAAAAACTGGATGAACAGTATAAGTTTTCTCACCAACGGGCGGTTGAATTAGAAAATATCAAAGTTGTTCTAGAGGAAAAAGCAAGTCAATTGGAGCTTAATTCCCGGTATAAGTCAGAGTTTCTCTCTAATATGTCTCACGAGTTACGAACACCCTTGAACAGTCTTTTAATTCTTGCTCAAATGCTGGCTGAAAATGATAATAGTAACTTAACCCATAAACAAGTTGAGTATGCGGAGACAATTTTATCTTCCGGCAGGGATTTATTAAGTCTAATTAATGATATTTTAGACTTATCCAAAGCAGAAGCGGGTAAAATGGATGTTTGCCCCAGGGTAGTGAAGTTAAAGGCTATACAAGAGTTTTTAAAACGACAATATCTACCTGTTGCTATCCAAAAAGGTATTACTTTTACTATACAGCTTAAAAATGGTCTGCCGGAGACTTTTATTACCGATGAACAAAGATTGCTGCAAATACTTAAGAATTTATTATCTAACGCTTTTAAATTTACGGAGCAGGGAAGTGTACTTCTTAGTATACGAAAGGCAGAAAAAAGGTTCACAGATAAACAGATACTCTTCGATAATGCTTCGACAATGTTAAGTTTTTCTGTTTCTGATACTGGTGTTGGAATTCCCCGGGACAAGCATATTATGATTTTTGAAGAATTCCGGCAGGCAGACGGGACAACCAGTCGTAAATACGGCGGCTCAGGCTTAGGTTTGTCCATCTCCAATAAAATTGCCATGTTGCTGGGTGGTTTTATTGAATTAGAAAGTGAAGAAGGTAAAGGCAGTACTTTCACACTTTATTTACCCTATAGTTTAGACAGTATTACGGCTGAAGCTGCATTGGGCGTTGAAGCAGCGGCAGAGCCGGATGAGCCGGTTATTGATGAACCTGGTGAAGATAATGCCGGTGAAGATAATGCCGGTGCAGCAATGGCAATAGATCATCATCGAGACTGGTTGGCGGGCCGAAAAATATTAATAGTAGATGATGATTTGCGAAATGTATTTTCTCTAACAGTAGTTCTTGAAAAACATGGGGTGAAGGTATTATTTGCAGAAAACGGTAAAGAAGGTATTAATGCTTTAAGGGAAAACCCTGATATTGACCTTGTACTAATGGATATTATGATGCCGGAAATGGACGGATATGAAGCCATGCAAACAATCCGACAAATACATGAATATGAAACATTACCGGTAATAGCTCTGACTGCCAAGGCCATGAAAAATGACCGAGAAAAGTGTATTGACGCGGGAGCCTCTGATTATATAAGTAAGCCGGTCAATGTAGAGCAGCTGCTTTCATTAATACAGGTATGGTTATATAAATAG
- a CDS encoding DUF6530 family protein, which translates to MKIPTILKHKPVIVSENYENVDGRYAYNSDAKGLSLGLAQWNDRGKIDISAKVWRYTGEKWSRQSEELPLHRVLDLAILVCRAKLHFQEAYRYEKLYDTEKPVIDRVGLQGDAMTVAVCTDNEKINEDIKLFSQSLSNDDELLGERLSTLSRILKEMGY; encoded by the coding sequence ATGAAAATACCAACTATCTTAAAGCATAAACCAGTTATAGTTTCTGAAAACTATGAAAATGTTGATGGCAGATATGCTTATAATTCCGATGCCAAGGGTCTTTCATTAGGGTTGGCACAATGGAATGATCGGGGCAAGATAGATATATCCGCAAAAGTATGGAGATATACAGGTGAAAAATGGTCAAGACAGTCTGAGGAATTGCCATTGCACCGTGTACTCGACCTGGCAATTCTGGTGTGTAGAGCAAAACTGCATTTTCAAGAAGCTTATCGGTATGAGAAATTATATGATACGGAAAAGCCCGTGATAGATAGAGTAGGCTTACAGGGTGACGCCATGACAGTTGCCGTATGTACCGACAATGAAAAGATTAATGAGGATATTAAGTTATTCAGCCAGTCTCTTAGTAATGATGATGAACTCCTTGGAGAACGCTTGAGTACTTTATCAAGGATTCTAAAAGAAATGGGATATTAA
- a CDS encoding methyl-accepting chemotaxis protein, whose protein sequence is MINDRILSDIDVISQKAKMALVHITSNPEIQKAFAERDRIKLQELTMGTWNQVKSEGVEQFQFHTAPATAFLRLHSPQKYGDDLSSFRATVVESNKNKKIIAGLEEGKGGVGFRVVAPMYYNGEYAGGSVEYGMSLTKDLLNKWKESTGGDVFFYLDIKDSVSWNKENDKSFLIGTAEKDILAVNSDKINTIMKSDAFGVINNGQNAAIVVPVKDYQGNPIAYVKCNLNRSNTISQYNRISYIMMSICLLTLIVILGAAYFILSKVLNPLNALEKKLSVVANGDLTMDISMQSEELGALAAPINKMISNLKEIITEISDSSTNLASYSQELSANTEETTAIATETSVKTTSTTAIMQKTVNNTLAIKEAILDASKEAEKGQSTIEIVTGTMNDITTATNNITNVIKELNDNLTKISSFVESISSIAEQTNLLALNAAIEAARAGENGKGFSVVAEEVKKLAEESANTSKQIKSLVGFIQSQSDQAVKEMVINISKVEKGVFVVNNAGQSFDNIISKVIALTSQIEQITEGAKEIYETISDVAQSTKESTSSMEEIALSVEFMVQLSEKLSRITNRFQV, encoded by the coding sequence ATGATTAATGATAGAATATTAAGTGATATTGACGTTATATCACAAAAAGCTAAAATGGCATTAGTACATATTACATCTAATCCTGAGATTCAAAAAGCTTTTGCCGAAAGAGATAGAATAAAATTGCAAGAATTAACAATGGGTACTTGGAATCAAGTTAAAAGTGAAGGAGTTGAGCAATTTCAATTTCATACAGCTCCCGCTACTGCTTTTTTACGATTACACTCACCCCAAAAATATGGTGATGACCTTTCCTCTTTCAGAGCAACAGTTGTTGAATCAAATAAAAATAAAAAGATTATTGCAGGCTTAGAAGAAGGTAAAGGTGGTGTTGGTTTTAGGGTTGTTGCTCCAATGTATTATAACGGTGAATATGCAGGCGGCTCAGTGGAATATGGCATGTCACTAACTAAAGACTTACTAAATAAATGGAAAGAGTCTACTGGTGGAGATGTGTTTTTCTATCTTGATATTAAAGATTCGGTATCGTGGAACAAAGAAAATGACAAATCCTTTCTAATTGGTACTGCTGAAAAAGATATTTTAGCAGTTAACTCTGATAAAATTAATACAATAATGAAGAGTGATGCCTTTGGTGTTATAAACAATGGACAAAATGCTGCTATTGTTGTTCCTGTAAAAGATTATCAAGGGAATCCGATAGCTTATGTTAAATGTAATTTAAATCGTTCCAACACTATATCACAATATAATAGAATTTCTTACATAATGATGAGTATCTGCTTATTAACGCTGATTGTTATTCTTGGTGCCGCTTACTTCATTCTTTCTAAAGTATTGAATCCTTTAAATGCTCTTGAAAAGAAACTTTCTGTAGTAGCCAATGGTGATTTAACTATGGATATTAGCATGCAAAGTGAAGAGCTTGGTGCTTTAGCAGCCCCAATTAATAAAATGATATCAAACCTTAAAGAGATTATTACGGAAATTAGTGATAGCTCTACAAATTTGGCTTCCTATAGTCAGGAACTAAGTGCTAATACGGAAGAGACAACAGCAATTGCTACTGAAACAAGTGTAAAGACTACTAGTACTACTGCTATAATGCAGAAAACTGTTAATAATACCTTAGCAATTAAAGAGGCAATCTTAGATGCTTCTAAAGAGGCTGAGAAAGGTCAAAGCACTATCGAAATAGTAACTGGAACTATGAATGATATTACTACGGCAACTAACAACATTACAAATGTTATTAAAGAATTAAATGACAATTTGACAAAGATTAGCTCTTTTGTTGAAAGTATCTCATCAATTGCCGAACAAACTAATTTATTAGCTTTAAACGCAGCGATAGAAGCTGCCAGAGCAGGAGAGAATGGCAAGGGATTTTCAGTTGTAGCTGAAGAGGTTAAAAAATTAGCCGAAGAATCAGCTAATACTTCTAAGCAAATAAAATCTTTAGTCGGTTTTATTCAGAGTCAGTCCGATCAAGCGGTTAAAGAAATGGTAATTAATATTTCTAAAGTTGAGAAAGGTGTTTTTGTTGTAAATAATGCTGGACAATCCTTTGATAATATTATCAGTAAAGTAATTGCACTTACTTCCCAAATAGAACAAATAACTGAAGGTGCTAAAGAAATCTATGAGACAATCTCTGATGTTGCTCAATCTACCAAAGAGTCTACTTCTTCAATGGAGGAGATAGCATTGTCAGTTGAATTTATGGTACAATTATCCGAAAAATTAAGTAGAATTACTAACAGATTTCAAGTTTAA
- a CDS encoding FtsW/RodA/SpoVE family cell cycle protein, with protein MVITENDKIMAYINDVCSQIKFREVHNEIKIELISHFQEIVEGYLLDGFSENEVVSKAINQMGSAEIVGKQLNKVHKPKPEWSILSISLIFVSLGLLAMHFIEKQGLFTATPIPIFTRSLIFIIIGAVIGTGLYFFDYRKLEPYSKHIYLVSVLTLVIVIILGQRFNDNLYLRIGPLYLNIVDISPLLLSIALSGIFNNWDWNKPKKLFQGLLLCVVPLILILVIGSMSNSIIYSITCIILMIVSGARYRNSLVYIGIVSGMMIMLSIISTPYRLFINPEKEFLGSGWTIQLSKLISNSGLYGHGFTQKLKNIPYLHTDFMFSYITVTFGWIVGSVLAALVVIYIIRISSIISVVKNNYARLLISGFVTIFALQFLWNIFMNLGLAPISGVGLPFMSFGGTPLIFNAAILGIISSIYRRRYVSKTVINNS; from the coding sequence ATGGTCATAACTGAGAATGATAAAATAATGGCATATATCAATGACGTATGCTCACAAATAAAATTCCGTGAAGTTCATAATGAAATTAAAATTGAACTTATAAGCCATTTTCAAGAGATTGTTGAAGGATATTTGTTGGATGGTTTTTCTGAGAATGAAGTTGTTAGCAAAGCAATTAATCAGATGGGTAGTGCAGAAATAGTAGGAAAACAACTTAACAAAGTTCATAAACCGAAACCAGAATGGAGTATCTTATCTATAAGCCTTATTTTCGTTAGCTTAGGTTTATTAGCAATGCATTTTATTGAAAAACAAGGATTGTTCACAGCTACCCCTATCCCTATATTTACTAGAAGTTTAATTTTCATAATTATTGGAGCAGTCATTGGAACTGGATTATATTTTTTTGATTATAGAAAATTAGAACCCTATTCTAAACATATCTATCTGGTTAGCGTATTAACTTTAGTGATTGTAATTATTTTGGGTCAACGTTTTAATGATAATCTCTATTTAAGAATAGGGCCGCTTTATCTTAATATTGTAGATATTAGCCCATTATTATTAAGCATAGCTTTATCCGGCATTTTTAATAATTGGGATTGGAATAAACCTAAGAAGTTATTTCAGGGCTTGTTATTATGCGTGGTGCCGCTAATACTTATTTTGGTAATTGGTTCAATGTCTAATAGCATTATTTACTCTATAACTTGTATTATACTTATGATAGTTTCAGGGGCAAGATACAGAAATTCCTTAGTGTATATTGGTATAGTCTCAGGTATGATGATTATGTTATCAATTATAAGTACCCCATACAGATTATTTATTAACCCCGAAAAAGAATTTTTAGGTAGTGGCTGGACTATACAGTTAAGCAAGTTAATTAGCAATTCTGGGCTTTATGGACATGGATTCACTCAAAAACTAAAAAATATACCCTACCTGCATACTGATTTTATGTTTTCCTACATAACTGTTACTTTTGGTTGGATTGTAGGGAGTGTTCTGGCTGCTTTGGTTGTTATATATATAATACGTATATCAAGTATAATATCAGTAGTAAAAAACAATTATGCCAGACTTCTTATTAGTGGATTTGTTACCATCTTTGCCCTCCAGTTTTTATGGAACATATTCATGAATTTAGGGTTGGCTCCTATAAGTGGGGTTGGGCTACCTTTTATGAGTTTTGGTGGTACGCCGTTAATTTTCAATGCTGCAATCTTGGGCATAATTTCTAGTATTTACAGACGAAGGTATGTTTCAAAAACTGTAATTAATAATAGCTAA
- a CDS encoding restriction endonuclease subunit S: MPELERKTGLKNFENVRWVPVVMMKLINNQPNTGEILFSKDGSPGIAYYIDEKPIKMIPSGGILRLTVKTDCILPEYLTLVLNSFVIRQQMKRDVGGSIILHWRFEQIKNVLIPIVEEYIQRQIKEKVKKAFEPRKKALVILDLARRSIENAIETNENNAISWLNAEVDKLGVNLNG, from the coding sequence ATGCCTGAGCTGGAGAGAAAGACCGGGCTGAAGAATTTCGAAAACGTGCGATGGGTGCCGGTAGTTATGATGAAACTTATAAATAATCAGCCAAATACTGGTGAGATACTGTTTAGTAAAGATGGAAGTCCTGGAATCGCATATTACATTGATGAGAAGCCGATAAAAATGATACCGTCTGGTGGTATTTTAAGGCTTACGGTAAAAACTGATTGTATATTGCCAGAATACTTAACATTAGTTCTAAACTCATTTGTTATCCGGCAACAAATGAAAAGAGATGTGGGAGGATCTATTATACTCCATTGGCGATTTGAGCAAATAAAAAATGTTCTGATTCCAATTGTGGAAGAATATATTCAACGGCAAATAAAAGAAAAAGTAAAAAAGGCCTTTGAACCACGCAAAAAGGCCCTAGTTATTTTGGATTTAGCAAGGAGAAGTATTGAAAATGCAATTGAAACAAACGAGAATAACGCTATTTCTTGGCTAAATGCCGAGGTGGACAAGCTGGGAGTGAATTTGAATGGCTAA
- a CDS encoding CBO0543 family protein, with translation MIFMVSVIPYDVEIQRELTSLRIEEWLRSGLFHFRWWFLLALFFVSIIAWWKLVDKKRLHEISLCTALIIIITLVLDELGEELTLWDYPIDIIPVFPPLTAIDLASLPIIYSLIYQYFGTWKSFLWATFIMATVFCFIFEPILVWGGFYQLLSWKYYYGFPIYSGMAIFIRFVVIKTLAYTEKFKKAQAQQNIQARKNI, from the coding sequence ATGATATTTATGGTTTCAGTAATACCTTATGATGTAGAAATACAAAGGGAATTGACTTCCTTACGTATTGAAGAATGGCTACGAAGTGGATTATTTCACTTCAGATGGTGGTTTCTCCTTGCTTTATTTTTCGTGTCTATAATTGCTTGGTGGAAATTGGTTGATAAAAAAAGATTGCATGAAATTAGTTTATGTACCGCATTAATTATTATTATTACTTTAGTCCTCGACGAATTAGGTGAGGAATTAACACTATGGGATTATCCTATTGATATAATTCCAGTATTCCCACCTCTTACAGCTATTGATTTAGCCAGTTTACCTATAATATACTCCCTAATTTATCAATATTTTGGTACATGGAAAAGTTTTCTATGGGCTACTTTTATCATGGCAACTGTATTTTGTTTTATCTTTGAGCCAATCCTAGTCTGGGGTGGGTTTTACCAATTATTATCATGGAAATATTATTATGGATTTCCCATTTATTCTGGTATGGCTATATTTATTAGGTTTGTAGTAATTAAAACGTTGGCCTATACGGAAAAGTTTAAAAAAGCACAAGCACAACAAAATATCCAAGCAAGAAAAAACATATAA
- a CDS encoding CBO0543 family protein — protein sequence MFLAISKIPPDVKIQRHLTSIHIDDWLREDLFHLRWWLLLCLLIFSVYVWWKIVDKTRLAEISLYAALTTIVTLGLVEIGEELILWDYPTDIIPIFPPLTSLNLASLPIIFSLIYQYFGTWSSFLLASLGVAAILCFILEPIMVWGGLYQLLKWKHFYGLPVYTIIAICIRLVLIRIFTTEKSSS from the coding sequence ATGTTTTTAGCAATCTCGAAGATACCTCCCGATGTAAAAATACAAAGGCATTTGACTTCCATTCACATTGATGATTGGTTACGTGAAGATTTGTTTCACTTGAGATGGTGGCTTCTGCTTTGCTTATTAATCTTTTCGGTGTATGTCTGGTGGAAAATAGTTGACAAAACAAGATTAGCTGAAATTAGCTTGTATGCAGCATTGACCACCATAGTGACTTTAGGTCTCGTAGAAATAGGTGAGGAATTAATTTTATGGGATTATCCTACCGATATAATTCCAATATTTCCTCCTCTAACGTCATTGAATTTAGCAAGCTTACCCATAATATTCTCCCTTATTTATCAGTATTTTGGCACATGGAGTAGTTTCTTATTGGCTAGCTTAGGGGTGGCAGCTATCTTGTGCTTTATCCTGGAACCAATTATGGTATGGGGTGGATTATACCAATTGCTTAAATGGAAACATTTTTATGGTTTGCCTGTATATACCATTATAGCTATATGCATTAGGCTGGTGTTAATAAGAATTTTTACTACAGAAAAATCTAGCTCTTAG
- a CDS encoding BhlA/UviB family holin-like peptide, which yields MDDAIIKGALEQGIWVALFVSLFYYQLKESKHREERLMAFIDDIAQQFKILDSRTTKIYSDIEDIKKQLKGRRASNG from the coding sequence GTGGATGACGCAATTATCAAAGGAGCATTAGAGCAAGGTATATGGGTGGCACTATTCGTTTCCCTTTTCTATTACCAGCTAAAAGAAAGTAAGCATCGGGAAGAACGGTTAATGGCTTTTATTGATGACATCGCACAGCAGTTTAAAATACTGGACAGTAGGACTACCAAGATTTACAGCGATATTGAGGACATTAAAAAACAACTTAAGGGTAGGAGGGCTTCTAATGGTTAA
- a CDS encoding methyltransferase family protein, with amino-acid sequence MKYLWLITLWISFGTIHSLLASTRVKGWFLNKLGKYFAFYGLAYNLISTVMALSIFLFMQTMNSNTIINYSYPWDMIQKLLLAGSVIVMAIAFLKYDSLEFLGIRQIMIFFSKNFLLVNSQQHFINTGLFRIVRHPIYLAAIIFLWCKSKTVADIISSAILTMYIIVGSVFEERKLALRYGQDYLDYKKQVPMFIPFFKKRVY; translated from the coding sequence TTGAAATATCTTTGGCTTATAACGCTTTGGATTAGTTTTGGCACAATTCATAGTTTGCTCGCTTCTACCCGTGTTAAGGGTTGGTTTCTAAATAAGTTAGGGAAATATTTTGCGTTTTATGGTTTAGCGTATAATTTAATCTCTACAGTAATGGCATTGTCTATTTTTCTATTTATGCAAACAATGAATTCAAACACTATAATAAATTATAGTTATCCCTGGGATATGATACAAAAATTATTGTTAGCTGGTTCTGTGATAGTCATGGCAATTGCTTTTTTAAAATATGATTCTCTTGAATTTTTGGGTATCCGTCAAATTATGATTTTCTTCTCTAAGAATTTCCTACTCGTAAATTCACAGCAGCACTTTATAAATACTGGACTGTTTAGGATAGTACGTCATCCGATATATTTAGCTGCGATAATTTTTCTATGGTGTAAAAGTAAAACCGTGGCCGATATTATATCAAGTGCTATTCTTACTATGTATATTATTGTTGGCTCTGTTTTTGAGGAAAGAAAACTGGCATTAAGGTATGGTCAAGATTATCTTGATTATAAGAAGCAAGTGCCGATGTTTATACCCTTTTTTAAAAAAAGGGTATATTAG
- a CDS encoding PadR family transcriptional regulator — translation MSVNKELLKGSTVILVLSLLDREPMYGYQMIKEIENKSSGVFKFKEGTLYPILHSLEADGMINANWWGNEGSRQRKYYQITKKGNLYLKDKQQEWVTFRSAVDKFLTREAYVWS, via the coding sequence TTGAGTGTAAATAAAGAGTTGCTAAAAGGAAGTACGGTTATTCTGGTTTTAAGTTTACTAGACCGAGAACCAATGTACGGCTACCAAATGATAAAGGAAATTGAAAACAAATCGAGTGGGGTTTTTAAATTTAAAGAAGGAACACTCTATCCTATTTTACACTCATTAGAGGCTGATGGCATGATTAACGCCAATTGGTGGGGAAATGAAGGCAGTCGTCAAAGAAAGTATTATCAAATTACCAAAAAAGGGAACCTTTATTTAAAGGATAAACAACAAGAGTGGGTAACATTTCGTTCAGCAGTTGATAAATTTCTAACGAGGGAGGCTTATGTATGGTCATAA
- a CDS encoding EamA family transporter, giving the protein MFMYIFSIALIVASNVLYNICQKSTPKEVNPFSALIITYLIAIILNIIFFQLLKDDQGFFQSLKDLNWTSIFLGFSIVGLELGYLMAYRSGWKISVGSLVANIALALMLIPIGILFYKEGFGLYKVFGSAFCIIGLILINK; this is encoded by the coding sequence ATGTTTATGTACATATTTTCAATCGCACTAATAGTTGCATCAAATGTCCTTTACAACATATGCCAAAAATCAACACCGAAAGAAGTTAATCCTTTTTCAGCATTAATTATTACTTATTTAATTGCAATAATTTTAAATATAATTTTTTTTCAACTTTTAAAAGATGATCAAGGTTTTTTTCAATCGCTTAAAGATTTGAATTGGACAAGTATATTTCTTGGATTTTCTATTGTTGGTCTGGAATTAGGTTATTTAATGGCCTACCGGTCTGGTTGGAAAATTAGTGTTGGCTCCTTGGTAGCTAATATTGCTCTTGCACTTATGTTGATACCCATTGGAATATTGTTTTACAAAGAGGGATTTGGTTTGTACAAAGTATTTGGGTCGGCTTTTTGCATCATTGGTTTAATTCTAATTAATAAATAG